Part of the Panicum virgatum strain AP13 chromosome 4N, P.virgatum_v5, whole genome shotgun sequence genome is shown below.
atacccgtgtcgggtaagtcttgctgagtattagtatactcagggtttgttgtcaccctgttttcaggtatttATTATTGGTGGAAGCTGACCAGGATTCacgtcggtgggctcgatgtgacatcctcccGACTTCGTAGGTCTCGTGGTTTTCCAACTGAACTTCCTTTCTAAATTTTCCGCTGCACTTTTAACTCTGATAACTTTTATTTAAACTTAATTGTAATACTTTGCTTTGTAAACTTAACTTTGAGAACTttagtctgcttgtaatcatctgtgctcgtcttcgtgcgagacttccagtgttttcgatCCATAACCCAAtaggctgccggattacaccgttttaagtgcgtgtttacttgattaacacttaagatgatagttagcgcacttaatccggtttaatttgggcggttctgttacaatagacgtgattgcttagattgtaaggtgatacctggggagtgtgttgtccctcaacacaagcttgtggtggcggacttttgtcttcgggtacgtgtccaccgggacaaacgtgccaagattgcaagaacaaagtggtggaagtttagaggggaagcggcacaagcatttaaggaaaggatgctagatGAGGGgctttgggaagaaggagaagacgcagatgacatgtggctaaagaaggcaacatgtgttcggaaggtggcctcagagttgtttggcgtgagtaggggagacaaacaggaggggaaagacacctggtgatggaacgacgaggtgcaaagggctattaaggagaaggagtgtttcaagcgcctccaccttgacaagagtgcagccaacatcgagggctataaattagtgaaaaagggttgcaaagcgagctgtgagtgtagcaaagggtaaggcgtatgatgaactgtatcagcggctaggcacgaaagaaggggagaaggacatttataggatggctaggatccgcgagcggaagacaagggacatcaaccaaatcaaatgcattaaagATGGGACAGATCGAATACTAGTGAATGATGAGATCatagatagatggagagagtactttgacaaattgtttaatggggagagtgagagccctacccttgagttagatgactcttttgacgataccaatagacattttgtgaggagaattcaggaggtagagatcagggaggctttgaagaggatgaagggaggtaaagcgatgggccctgatggcattcccattgaggtgtggagatgcctaggagatagagcaatagtatggttaactaagttttttaatctcatttttcggtcaaacaagatgtcggaagaatggaggagaagtatattagtacctatcttcaaaaacaagagtgatgttcaaagttgtactaactaccgtggaattaagttgatgagccatacgatgaagatTTGGGAGAGgattatcgagcatcgcctaagaagagtgacaagtgtgacccaaaaccaatttgggttcatgcccggaaagtcaaccatggaggcgattttcttaatacgacaattgatggagagatatagggagcagaagaaggacttgcacatggtcttcattgtccttgagaaggcatatgacaaagtatcgagaaatgtcatgtggtgggctttggagaagcacaaagtcccaactaagtacattaccctcattaaggatatgtacaaggatgcgacgacgtttttccggacatgtgatggcaacaccactgactttcctattaacataggcctacaccaggggtcagcattgagcccttatttatttgctttagtgatggatgaggtcacaagggataaaCAAGGTGAGATTCCTTAGTGTATggtctttgctgatgatgtggtgttagttgacgagagtagggcaggggttaataggaagttagagctgtggagacgcacgctagagtcgaaagggttcagacttagtaggaccaaaaccgagtacatgatgtgcgatttcagcgcgactggGCATGAggggggggagacgttagtctagatgggcaagtggtggtccagaaggatacttttcggtatttaagatcggtgctacaaaagtatggcgacattgatgaagatgttaggcatagaatttcagctggctggttgaaatggcggcaagcttctggcatcatttgtgacaagagggtgccacaaaagttaaaaggcaaattctataggacaacaattcatccggcgatgttatacggtgctgaatgttggcctacaaaaaggcgacatgtccagcaactgagtgtagcagagatgcggatgttgcggtggttttgcgggcacacaaggagggatagagtccggaacgaagttattcgagatagggtcggggtggcaccaattgagaagaaacttacccagcatcggctgggatggtttggacatgtccaacgaaggcctcctgaggcgccggtgcgtaatggggttcttgagcgggtcgataatgtaaagaggggtagagatagacctaaactgacgtgagatgagtcggttaagagagaccttaaggattggaatatctctaaagagatagctttggataggagcgcttggagactagctattaatgtgcctgaaccttaaacttatttctttcgggtttcatctctagcctaccccaacttgcttgggaaaaaaggctatgttgttgttcaCAACAAGTGTGATATGCAAAAACGTTAAAACTACTGTTCTGTATTACGCAAGATCCTAGTAAAATGTGATACCAAAGATGAGCAATGCTAACAgaagggcaaaaaaaaaagggagggGGGGCGGCGAAAATCAAGATTAATTCAAACCAGTTGGATTAGTTTGTACCAAGATCAAATGAATCAAGCACTGAACGTCACACGATCACAGCGTACCATTTCTATCACAAGACAATTTCACCATTCATCATCATAGACCTAAACGAGAGGCCGGAGTCCTGGCTTCATCATCATACCAGCGAACTCCAGACGCGATCACCACCATCCGGCCTCCAATGCGCAAGCGTACAACAGCAAGATCCAAAGCCCCAAGATACACACCAACCCCGCAAAAGGCGCCACTTTTCTAGCAGTCCCAAACAAGCAGAGCCTTTTTTCCGGCACTGCAGGATAGAGGAGACTGTACTGCAGCGAGCGAACGAAGCACCCCTGCGGCCTGCCACGAGGAGGAGCCCCCCAATCTTCCTCCGCCGTTGGCCCCTCCGCGAACGGAACCGAGATCTAACCCGGAGCAAGCAGGCAAGCAGAGCCCGTCCACCCCAAGAACGGTGGCTCATCAAAAGGCACGCGCGGCGCGTCGGCGGGAAGAGGGACGGAGAAGGCGAAGTGAGGCGCACCTTGACGCGTGTGGCCTCCGCCGCGAAGCCGAGCGCCGCCGAGAGGACGCCAAGGAACCCGACCACCGCGCACACCGCCACCACCTTCCGCTCCATCTCCCCCACCCACCTCTCCTCTCCACCAACCAACCACCAACCCTTCCTCTGTCTCCGCCTCCTTGCCCTTCTCCCTCTGGAGGGACGCTGCAGCAGCAACTGCAACTGCAAGCAAAGCAATGGGGGGGGATGGATTTGATTTCCACCGAATTTTGCGTTTATACCGCGGCTCTTGCCACCAGCCGCCGTCATCGCTTTTCGCTTCGGGCTTGGGGAGCCGGAGCACGCCACTGCCCATGGGGGGACgtgggcccacgcgtcagcgaCTTTCACGTgggacgccgcgcgcgccggcctgcCACGTCTGCCGGTTCGAGGCGTCGCAGGATGCGGGGACGGACCACGGTGGACCCGCGCGACCGCGCTGACACTTGGGGCCCGCCAGGCGTGGTTCCTCGgccggcgcgcggtggacgcGGTGCAGGAGCCTTTTCTTTTGGAGCAGTGCAGGAGTATTCTTTTGTGCTTTGCCTTTGGCTCTGGCTTAGCTTGAGGATGGAATTTCCCATCTCAAAAAGGGGGGAAAAAAAGGTTGCTAGGAGCACCAAGCAATGGAAGGTGAGCTAGCAAGCTGTGATCTATTTTCTTCCCCACATAATAGACCGACCAACCAAACTGCCTAACAGCAAATGTCCAATAATCACTTGCTCATTTGCTTAAGAGCATCTTTAAAAGACTATTTATATCTTCTCTAATTTATAGGAATAGAGATTTTGTTGAAAACTTACCCTCCAACAACCTCTTCAATTGAATATCCAAATATAGATATTctctatttcggatttcatgctAGTCAAAGACAGAGAATAAGGATAGCTCTCTAGACTACAAAAAAAATGTTGGAAAATATAAagttatggaaaatgattttaCTCAAAGGACTCTCTAAATAACGATTTAGATAGTAGATTTTAGAatagctcttggagatgctctaacatttttttagataatggaaacgAGTAAAAATATCTTGTacctaaggccttgtttagttctttacatgtaaacgcaaaaaaaccgtaaacgcattaaagtgaaaaggaatcttgctaatttgaaatactaaataaagtctatttacaaaactttttgcatggttgggctgtaaatcgcgagacgaatctaatgagcctactcaatccatgatttgcaacagtgatgctacagtaccatccgctaattattgattaaacatggattaattagcatcattagattcgtctcgcgatttaaaactcatctatgcaaaaagttttgcaaatagacttcatttagtacttcaaatgaccaagattcttttgcaaatttttttgcaaaatgaactaaacagaccCTAAGGTGAAATGAGTGACTGTGCACCGGAGTAAGTATGGCCTATACCATACCACTGTACTTCCATTAAGCAACTTCCACTACACAGGTAAGTCTAGCATTTCTTTGTAAcaaccaaccaggtaactccaCGTGGGGCCGCCCGCGTGAAAGAGACCGGTCAACAGGTTCGCACCAACAATACTCTACCTGCCAGCACAAAAGTGTTGACGGCTGTTCTTGATGAGTACTACTAGGAAAGGAAAATAATAaagataaaaagaaaaggaggcaaAAAAAAGGCTATGCAGCACCATCCAAAGCTTCCCAATACTAGCAAGCCTTAGCAAGTAAGAGTACTCCTACAACAAATAATTGGAAAAAAAACACTGGCAAAATGGTATGAGTGGTTTCGTAACACAACAATGAAAACGACTCAAACATTTAATATAACTAGCATAGAATAAGGGAAAGCAGGAGGGGTTAGTTAGACCGTCCACAGTGAAAGGAGCAAATAAAGGAGCAAatacactgtttgacactgtagatgcactgtttggcactgtagacagagaggcgtgggaaacgaggagggagcaaatttgctcttgctccctccgctgtggtcagccttACGGTCAATACGAGCCCACACTTGAGGCCCAGTCAGGAGCCCAAAGGCCCAGTGAGCGAAGAGAAGAGAGGCTCAAGGCCCATTCCCGATTTGTGACCGAACCCATCCCTCTCCATTCTCCTCTCTCATTTTCGATCCCTCGGTCTCCCCACGCGGCTCTCACCTCTCTTCCTTCTccccgtgcggcggcggcggcggcggcgatccctCAGGTACTCCCCGCCCTTTCCTTGCTTTCGTGTTGGGATAGCCCaccaggcggcggcgagatccGTATGGCACGGCAGGCGCCAGCCGGGCAGATCTGTGTAGGGTGACCGCGGCCTCGATCGGGATCCGAGCGGGTTGCGCAGTCGCCTCAGAGAGGAGGAAGGGCTACCTCTTGATCCGTGGCGCGGTTTGGTGGGATTCGATCCGGTTGTTGGTCTCGTGTCGATTGGTTTAGCTTTGGGAACCCCTGTGCATCGCGCCGGCTCTATCCTGACCGATCCGCTAGGGTTCAGGACGTTTGGTGTTCTTCGATTCAGGGAGCTTTCCAACCCGAGGGGGACAGATCGCGGACTTATTTGTTGGGTTCAAGTGTTGATTTGGAGTGTGCCGTGTTGATCCTGGAGGTTTGCTTGATCTCTGTTTGCCTGCTCAGACACAGAGACAGGGTACGATGACACAAGTGTCCTCAGTTCATCACATATAGGAGGCCTGTTCATTTAGATGGTGTATTGTAGAGTGATAAGTTCAATGGTGTCATATCAGATGCAAAGTAAGCTATTTGCTAGTATAACGATGTAGGGTCACATTGTGTCTGAATGGTTCTGTGTGTATGTAATATGTCTGTCACCCTAAGTCTGGCGAGATGAATAGTGTCACTTTTTCATGAAGGCAAATAGTGTATGTAGCATTGATGTGAGCAGCTAAGTTTAGATGTTTGTTTAGTAATTTGCTGCTACAAACGATGGACTATCCATGTGCACTCATGCGCTTGATGCATGAAAAGTATGTGTTTCTTACCTTGTTAGGCTGTTCGTCAGctgttgttttttttccttgctTCGTTCATTTTGTCTGTCTCGTGACATACGAGTTTTTTAGAAGGCATGTTGGGAAATGGCATGTTCATTGGTTTGAATTTTACCGCAGTTATTTTTCTCCGTAGGTCTGTAAACATTTGTGGCATCACATGTTTCATGAAAGTACCAATGAAATGAGCAGCTGAGTAGCTGATGGTTCAGTCTCTCATCTCTAAAACATAACATGATCTATCTGCAGTTCTGCAAAGGTAGCGCTTGTTGCATAAGAAAACATAACATAATCTATCTGCAGTTCTGCACAGCTAGTGCTTGTTACAAAGAAGCATGCCTTTTCTTACCTCTGGTATTTGTGCATTCTGTGTTTTGCTAGATTCTGTTCTCTTTATGTATCTGTTTGTATTTATAGCCCTGCCTCTTCTATAAAGCTTTTACACTTGCGAATGATTTATGTACAATTCATTGTTTTCCCAGACCTGATAGTTTGTACTTCATTTCATGTTTCCTCAGCAAAAATGACGGCCGGCTACATTGTGGGCTCACTGGTCGGATCCTTCGCCATTGCATACCTCTGTGACACGTTTATTTCAGACAAGAAGGTATTTGGAGGTGAGTGTAATACTGTAATCTTACATAGGTTCTTGAAGGAATCCTGTGTGCGACTCCTTGTAAGTATGTAACTGAGCTCCTTCATTCTTTGTGGACACAGGTACCACCCCCGGTACTGTTTCCGACAAGGAGTGGTGGAAAGCAACGGACACCAAGTTCCAGGCTTGGCCTCGCACTGCCGGCCCACCGGTCGTCATGAACCCCATCAGCCGCCAGAACTTCATCGTCAAGTCCACCGAGTAGGCAGGAGAAGCTGGCTCAGCGACTTATTCCCACCATGAAGCCAAAGTTTCTTTTCTAGGCCCTAATTGTAATAAAACAAACTGCGGTCAGGATATTTGGTGATTTTCACTTTGCCAGTGAGTGAACACTGGGCTTCAAGCTTACTTGTCATTCAATGACTTCTGTTCCTTTGGTGAAATTCCCCACCAGGCAGTAAAGAATTCCATCGATTACCTATCTCCTGCCTTCGCTATATGCGGCTTAGGTACTTTCCGCATGAATTACGTTTGCTGCTGAATCgtattgttttcttttctcacTGTGGTATTGTTTTACTAATTTGTGGAAGTTTATCCAATTTGtttaattcttgttttatgTTCTCAATTACCTGCTCGTGCTGTTTGATTGTTCCAATCGTTGATGACAACAGTTTATCAGCACCGGTCGTTTTTTTGGTGATATCCTGCTGAAAAACTTAAACATCCAGCAATTCATGAACACTGTTTGTTTGGTTTGGGTCATGCTGCCCACTTTGATGCCAGACTTAAGCCATTTTTTGGGTCAACGTTAACGAACATCTGTGTGCTCGTATGTTATGAGACTGATTGTTTCAAGCGATTTGCGTCTTTACAGAACTCTTTTTGGGGAAGGACGGTCAACTTTGTTACACAGTTCAACCGAGGTACATGACTCTCAGCAGTCAGCACCCACATGATGCAGCTATGTGTAGAGTCGTCCAATTGTTGCGTGCAGTTCGACGACCTATTGTAGCCTCCGAATGTTCCCCACTAAGATCAAACATTGGTCCTTGCACAACTTCTCATCCCCTCCAGCAGATCTAATGCATTGAAGGAGGAGATAATGTACTGAGATACCCCCCGTACTTTTTCGGAATGCGCATCACACGATGGACATCTCCGAGTGAAGAAATAAGTACATCGCCCTTCGCCCTGTCAAAGTCGTCATCGGAGTAGTGGTAGGAGCAGTCTGAATCAAACATTTTACATGAGTAGCTGTTTAGCCATCCTGGAATACATATTGTTCAAGTGTAGCACCAAGTACAGGTTGATTTTTTAGCTGTTGCAAGAACGTGGATATAATTGGAAGCTGTTAGACATGAATACGaatatgattgcatagcttGCAACATTTGATACCAGTAGTAGTGGCAAGTGTAGCACCTAGTACATGTTGAATTTCTTTGGTAAtcaactaaacatatatttCTGACCCAGAAACCCAAAACTCAAATCTACTAGAGGTAGATAAGAAATTCGAAAAATCAAGTAGATATGAAAgcataaaaaaaaaattcatcttCAAAACTTGCAAACAAACACCAACATTATGAAGGCAGCGTATTCATATCCATACACGTCTGCAAACTAATTGTCCTTAAAACTTGTGTGGTGCTTCAATCTGGACCATAGGAACAAAAGAAATTCCTAGAATATCTACAAGTATCTACCATATATACCAGTAAATATGAAAATCACATCAAGAGTATAAAACGAACAACCCATAGTTTCCATTATTCACCATTTGCCACATCATATTTAAATGGCCTTAAAATACCTGTACAATACAACATTCTTTTAAGTTACAACATACAACAACACAGAAACATCACTGGCATCCCAAAGGACCTTCAAAACCAGACCAAAATTTAGGGGGCTGCCTACACTGACCCAGCCAATCAATCAACATGATCATCTACCACTGCCtggttgtttgagaacaatgcCTCCCTTTACTTGGGGAAACCAGATAGTGATACCCTTCTTAATGCAACATAGGTATAAGATAGTGACAAGAAACTGCAAGTTCAAATAATGTACCCAACATCACGCAATATGTGTCACCGTCACAAATAACCACACCaacttttgaaatatttttcctaTGCTGTTCCACAACATAATTTTGAGACCTGGATGAATAGCTAAAATTATAATCCATTCACTGGATCTACTGGTTCCTTCCATAGTaccttttttttgggggggaggggggggggggcactagTAAAGCCTTGAGTACTCAGCAATTGCAAACACATCACTGTTTAAAGATCAACATAAGCTTTAGCAATCTTGCCGTGTTAGTAAAGATTGAAAGCACAACAGAAAAAAACTTAGACATggtttataaaaaaaatgcaactcATGATTTCCAGGTTATTTCACCATTTGCAGCATCATATTTAAATGGCTGTCATGTACCCATACAATACAACATTCTTTTAAGTTACAACATACAACATCACAGGCAGATCACTGGCATCCCAAAGGATCTTCAAAACTAGATCAAAATTTAGGGGGCTGCCTACACTGACCTAGCCAATCCTCAATCAACATGATCATCTACCACAGCCTGGTTGTTCGAGAACAATGCCTCCCTTTTCTTGGGGAAACCAGGGGGCTCCATACCTGGGCCTCGATACTTCAGCTCTGGTGTACCCCTAATACCAGACTCAGCCGAAGCTGGTCGGTATTGAATTCCGGATGTCCCTGCATATCTAGTAGGGGACACGTACCTTCTTGGAACACTCCTCAATGCCCCA
Proteins encoded:
- the LOC120669920 gene encoding uncharacterized protein LOC120669920 isoform X2, with the protein product MTAGYIVGSLVGSFAIAYLCDTFISDKKVFGGTTPGTVSDKEWWKATDTKFQAWPRTAGPPVVMNPISRQNFIVKSTE
- the LOC120669920 gene encoding uncharacterized protein LOC120669920 isoform X1 translates to MIYLQFCKAKMTAGYIVGSLVGSFAIAYLCDTFISDKKVFGGTTPGTVSDKEWWKATDTKFQAWPRTAGPPVVMNPISRQNFIVKSTE